Below is a genomic region from Meleagris gallopavo isolate NT-WF06-2002-E0010 breed Aviagen turkey brand Nicholas breeding stock chromosome 5, Turkey_5.1, whole genome shotgun sequence.
TCATGACCAGGATTTTTATGGGGTATAAGACCTCTTCAGCTCCCTACCAGAGCCTGTTCcccccctctctccctcctccccccccccaaaaaataaaatcaacatttGGCACCCTGCATTCAGCCCAACTCGGGCTGAAGTATTGTCTCCCACTGCCTCTgacatcagcacagctgtgcttgAGCTGCAGAGAGTTGCAAGGACAAAGACACTGACTTTTTCatggagagaggagaaaagtcCAACTCACAGTTAATATTCTGTGTTACAAATAGCCTATGGCTTAGATGGTTTGCTGTTCGCCCATACAGCATTATTACTAACAAGGCTATCAAGATTAAAGTTCTTCCATACTTGGGCCTTTTCATGCTGGACTGCATCTGGGTCTCAGCTGCCAAGGAGAGGCAGATCCAAAATAGCGGATGAAGATTGTGTCTTACAGCAGGGTTTATTTTCTAAACTTCATTCTTCTCTCAACTTCTGGTCTATCTCACTTCCCTTCTATAAACGATACAGAGATCTCACTCTTGAACTCCCTGTAACAGCAGAAATCACctgtgaaattcttttttttttttttttttttctcctcaccttCCTTAATTGCACCTATGTTTGCATGGAGCAGGTAAATCCTCATCTGGCATAAGTGCATTAAGCAAGATATTGCCCAGTGTCTGTAAGGCAGTGGATAATTGCAGACACACTATCCACTGCGTCTACCTCTGCAGACAAGAGATGCCCTCTTCCCAAACGTCtaagaacatttttttgttctgttttctagtTATTTCCTGCTGTGACTACGTAGTGGGTAAGTCAAAGTTCCACATTATAACTTTGAGCCATCCACGGCACTAACCCGAGTTTGCTTTGCAGCTGTGGGAACACACTCTGTAAATAGACCTCTCCACATATGAACCATTTCATACTGTCAGCAGctgttggttcttttttttttacccctttTCTCAGCACATAAAGCACAAGGTGTTGATAAGGTCAGGTGCAGTATTTTAAACAAGACCTCAAAGTAAGACAAATagtggaaacaaaaatgaaatccctgaagctatttttaatttaaatataattaatatattttatggCAATGAAATAGGTACAGGTTTTTCACAAAGATATGGAAGGAAAGCACCCCAAGCAAAACAGTAGTTCTCCCTGCTGACTTTCTTATGTGGGGAAGAGACAATTCATTtatacagcagcagcagggtagaaataataaaaataatctgttttttctttttgtttgcaaGGATGTTTGAGGCCAAACAGCCTCAGAGACCCCCAAGGAAATGTGTGTACCTGGATGTTATTAAGATGTTGATCATTGCTAGAAGACTTGGCCAATATCCAGCCCTTTCTGTATGCAGTACAGTAAGAGGGGAAAGAGTACATATGTGCACATACGTATACAAACACACAGAGCCATAATATTGGGAGGCCAGAAGGAAGCAGATGTTATCACATCCTCCAACTGCTACAGTTGCCCAGGAAGAGGGTTTGTATGCTCACACCAACAGTAGCATCAGCTGAGGGAGTTATTGGGCTAGGAACAAGATTCAGTGGGGAGAAAGGAGCTTGAAAAGACTAAACAACCCTCAGgcagcacagaaacacacagCCAATACAGGATGTGAAACAAAGCCTCCTGTATGCTGGTCCAATGCTTTTCTCACAGACAGTTCTCTTTTATCTTATGTGTATGGGCACGTGGCTAAGGCTGAATGTGCTGTTCCAACAAACAATATAACAAATTTAAGCTGATTTTCTATTTGTTATTTATAATAAAGCAGATTTGCACTCAAGTACACTTCTGTAGCACTGTGATGAAGTTATGTGAGCATAGCTCatcactcttttctttttggaactGTTCTTCtatgttatttttctatatCCCCATACTAAGCATATTCCTGTATTGAGAGGATATAACAAAAAGCCAAGTTTGCATTTTAAGCAATCCTAAAATTTGACTTGGAAAGTAACTTTCAcaagaaggaaaatgattttgagTACTTAATAGAAAACGGCTGATGTGAAAAGCTATTGAGGATTACAGAAAAGTTTCACCCTTATAAAATATACTCATCAGGCAGGCCCAGTGCTTTGGAAACTTTACGTGCTTCACACTCGCTCAAGAGCTGTATCATGGAGTCTGAAAGATTACACAAGGGAAACATCACCTTCCAAATTATAAAACTCTACAAAAATCAGGAAGGTGTGAGTAAATCATAAAAATTATAGAATGCCtcgagttggaaaggaccttaaagattgtctagttccaaccctctgaaCTGGGCAGGGTTGTCAGCTACTAAATCAGGCAGTAGATAGTtttgcccaggaccccatccaacctggttcTGAACACTCCAGTAATGCAGCAACCACAACTTTTCCGGACAatttgttccagcacctcagcacCAAGATGGATCCCCAGAGGACACAATTCATCATAGTCTTCCTGGCTAAACACCTCCATATAAACCATCCATAGAATAATACCAAATAATCAAATTTATAAAAATTGAGGACTGTTTATAGATAATTtgcaaatagaaagaaaagcaaaattcaaaTGAGTACATTATTTGCTGCAAATAATTCACTCAGATCTATTATGGGACATTGATTTGGTTTCTAGAAGCTATAAAATGACTGCCTATTAACATTTTACCTTTTCCCAATACACTTTTTGATAAATTATTATGTGTTTCTGCTTGGTTTTATGACTTCTACCTTTCTCTCTGTACATCTGAATGACAATTTAATGGACTGCTGTGTATTCCAGGGCTGGTAGTAGAAGCTAATTTAAATATGTTATAGCTAATGCCGGTCCTTTAGCCATAATAATCCACAAATTTTATCTTCTTATTGATTATGTGCATATGGCAGGAAAATAGCTACACACTATGAGCTTCTATTCAGGCATGAATTTGGTTTTATGCTGCATGTTTAATAACCAAAGTGCTTTATAAAATAATACTAATGGTGCAATGACCACACAGTCAAACAGAGCTGCCTGATTTGAATCAAACTGGATACACACATGTAAGAGCTGAGGCATCTCTAAAGAGCTGTATGAATGTCAGCAAGCTAAATGTAGACCACTGATTTCCACACATGTACTATGCCTGACCTACAGCACTTTAAACATCTCTGAATTATATTTTAACaggcaagaaaaatgtttacagtATCCTTCTGTTTAAGAGCAAATGCTGAGGATGTTCCAGTATAATTAGTACACTTGCATTTACAGAGAGGTTAAGCCTGCCAGAGCTTCCTGAGTGTGCCTCTCACCAAATAGAGCCTCTTCTCAGCTCTCACTGTAATTAGCAGGGATACAAAACAGGCCaaataacaagagaaaaaaagacaaatctaTATCCTCTTTTTACTGAAGATTTGTTAGCATTAAATAATTAGGTGAGATAGCTTAATATTCGCCTAGTATTTAACCTAACATTTAGCTTAAAggcataaaaaaataattgctggaAGGAAATTTGAGATTATGCGTTAGCTATGGTAATCCTTTTCTTATTGTATATAATTAAACTCTTTAAATGCACCATTAGATCTTTTATACTCACCAGCCTGCATCAGGAGTGTAACCCACTATCACTTAACTAATGTCTACAGAAGGACTCACTGCCAGGTCCCCACATACCCTGTTGTTCCCAGAAAAGTGGGACAATGGCATCAGTAGGGCATCACATTTGGGAAGTGTATGAGATAACACTGTAAtaatgctgctttctgtttcctcCTTACCTGTTTCTAGTACATGAAAGGTCATCACCTGGATTGCCTATGCTCCTGGGTCTATCATTTTGTGTGGTACTGATCCTGGCTGCAAGTCTCTTCTACGCCAGCATGAAACAAGATACCAAAGTCCTGGAGGAGTTCCAATCCCGACTCGTTATCTTCTTTCTTCAGATAAGACACATCGCTCATAAATGCTGGACTTGGTTTACAAGGTAGTAGCGATGTCCTCCATTTgcaggaaagcagcactgaTAACCACCATGTGTCAGAGTGAATATCCCAGCCCACTCAGTCCATGTTTAAAGAACACATGAGTATCCACCttgaagagcaaaaaaaaaaaaaaaacaaacccaattTTGTTGCACTTTGTAGCAtctactcatttttttttttaattatatattttttaatatttctgaatgGTAGTAGTAGCACTAAGAGGTCTCACCAAACTGATGCTCCATCATCCTTAACAGCATACAAAGGTCTGAATTTTGTCCCC
It encodes:
- the C5H14orf180 gene encoding nutritionally-regulated adipose and cardiac enriched protein homolog isoform X4 — its product is MGAQTDDSSCPPSILRKRPPVDQAVGEKRKAERRVRFREPEEVIEHVISCCDYVVVHERSSPGLPMLLGLSFCVVLILAASLFYASMKQDTKVLEEFQSRLVIFFLQIRHIAHKCWTWFTR
- the C5H14orf180 gene encoding nutritionally-regulated adipose and cardiac enriched protein homolog isoform X3 — protein: MYRKEKTDDSSCPPSILRKRPPVDQAVGEKRKAERRVRFREPEEVIEHVISCCDYVVVHERSSPGLPMLLGLSFCVVLILAASLFYASMKQDTKVLEEFQSRLVIFFLQIRHIAHKCWTWFTR
- the C5H14orf180 gene encoding nutritionally-regulated adipose and cardiac enriched protein homolog isoform X1; translated protein: MSQVCPAPSSDPSAEQLPTDDSSCPPSILRKRPPVDQAVGEKRKAERRVRFREPEEVIEHVISCCDYVVVHERSSPGLPMLLGLSFCVVLILAASLFYASMKQDTKVLEEFQSRLVIFFLQIRHIAHKCWTWFTR
- the C5H14orf180 gene encoding nutritionally-regulated adipose and cardiac enriched protein homolog isoform X2, with the protein product MSQVCPAPSSDPSAEQLPTDDSSCPPSILRKRPPVDQAVGEKRKAERRVRFREPEEVIEHVHERSSPGLPMLLGLSFCVVLILAASLFYASMKQDTKVLEEFQSRLVIFFLQIRHIAHKCWTWFTR